A single window of Salvia splendens isolate huo1 chromosome 6, SspV2, whole genome shotgun sequence DNA harbors:
- the LOC121808612 gene encoding heterogeneous nuclear ribonucleoprotein Q-like isoform X2 has product MAENTEVDDRVDFDDDNYTEEDDEEPMEDEGAGEGEENDEEPQEDTRSEDGGKGQSPGTDKNDISIGDMGDKGNSASISEDEKEKHAELLDLPPHGSEVFIGGLSRDVSGEDLRELCEPLGEIVEIRVMKNRDTGESKGFAFVAFRTKDEAQKAIEELHNKEFKGRTLRCSFSETKYRLFIGNVPKAWSEDDFKKLIESTGPGAENIELIKDPLNPGRNRGFAFVEYYNNACADYSRQKMTAASFKLDGNTPTVTWADPKITPDHSAASAQVKALYVKNIPENTTTEQLKEIFHQHGEVTKVVMPPAKAGGKRDFGFIHYAERSSALNAVKETEKYEINGQVLEVVLAKPQAERKFDAANPHNAQVPNYIPHPGYGGIPVNPYASIATGYGGAAGFQQQPMIYGRGPMPSGMQMVPMVLPDGRIGYVLQQPGVQIPQPVRPRRNDRSSGGSGGAQARGGGNGSDDSNRGRRYRPY; this is encoded by the exons ATGGCAGAAAATACTGAAGTGGATGACCGTGTtgattttgatgatgataactacactgaagaagatgatgaagaaCCCATGGAAGATGAAGGAGCTGGAGAAGGTGAAGAAAATGATGAAGAACCTCAGGAGGATACTAGAAGTGAGGATGGTGGGAAAGGTCAATCTCCGGGAACAGATAAAAATGATATTAGCATTGGGGATATGGGAGATAAAGGGAACTCAGCATCTATTAGTGAAGATGAGAAAGAGAAACATGCTGAACTTCTTGATCTTCCACCTCATGGCTCTGAAGTTTTCATTGGAGGACTTTCTCGAGATGTTTCAGGGGAAGACTTGAGGGAACTCTGCGAACCCCTTGGTGAAATTGTTGAG ATAAGGGTAATGAAGAATAGGGATACTGGTGAAAGCAAGGGCTTTGCTTTTGTAGCCTTCAGAACAAAAGATGAGGCACAAAAGGCAATTGAAGAATTGCATAACAAGGAATTCAAG GGTAGGACGCTGCGATGCTCATTTTCCGAAACTAAATACAGGTTGTTCATAGGCAATGTACCCAAGGCATGGAGTGAAGatgatttcaaaaaattaattgaatcgACAGGTCCTGGTGCTGAAAACATTGAACTAATAAAG GATCCTCTGAACCCTGGTCGTAATCGAGGTTTTGCCTTTGTGGAATATTACAACAATGCTTGTGCTGATTATTCCAGGCAAAAGATGACTGCCGCGAGCTTCAAGCTGGATGGCAACACGCCAACTGTAACTTGGGCTGACCCGAAGATTACACCTGATCATTCTGCTGCTTCTGCTCAG GTCAAGGCCCTCTATGTTAAGAACATTCCTGAGAATACAACAACCGAACAATTAAAGGAAATTTTCCACCAACATGGGGAAGTCACCAAAGTTGTTATGCCACCTGCTAAAGCTGGTGGGAAGAGAGACTTTGGCTTCATACACTATGCAGAAAGATCAAGTGCCCTTAATGCTGTCAAGGAAACAGAAAAATATGAGATAAATG GCCAGGTGTTGGAAGTTGTCCTCGCAAAACCTCAGGCTGAGAGGAAGTTTGATGCAGCCAATCCCCACAACGCTCAAGTTCCAAACTATATTCCTCATCCAGGATATGGCGGTATACCTGTAAATCCTTATGCGTCTATAGCTACTGGATATGGCGGAGCTGCTGGTTTTCAACAG CAGCCGATGATTTATGGAAGGGGGCCAATGCCATCAGGAATGCAGATGGTGCCAATGGTTTTACCCGATGGTCGAATTGGCTATGTCCT ACAGCAGCCCGGTGTGCAGATTCCCCAGCCTGTGAGACCACGCAGAAATGATAGgagtagtggaggtagtggtggaGCACAAGCGCGGGGAGGAGGTAATGGCAGTGACGATAGCAACCGTGGTAGACGATACAGGCCGTACTAG
- the LOC121808612 gene encoding heterogeneous nuclear ribonucleoprotein Q-like isoform X1 — MAENTEVDDRVDFDDDNYTEEDDEEPMEDEGAGEGEENDEEPQEDTRSEDGGKGQSPGTDKNDISIGDMGDKGNSASISEDEKEKHAELLDLPPHGSEVFIGGLSRDVSGEDLRELCEPLGEIVEIRVMKNRDTGESKGFAFVAFRTKDEAQKAIEELHNKEFKGRTLRCSFSETKYRLFIGNVPKAWSEDDFKKLIESTGPGAENIELIKDPLNPGRNRGFAFVEYYNNACADYSRQKMTAASFKLDGNTPTVTWADPKITPDHSAASAQVKALYVKNIPENTTTEQLKEIFHQHGEVTKVVMPPAKAGGKRDFGFIHYAERSSALNAVKETEKYEINGQVLEVVLAKPQAERKFDAANPHNAQVPNYIPHPGYGGIPVNPYASIATGYGGAAGFQQQQPMIYGRGPMPSGMQMVPMVLPDGRIGYVLQQPGVQIPQPVRPRRNDRSSGGSGGAQARGGGNGSDDSNRGRRYRPY; from the exons ATGGCAGAAAATACTGAAGTGGATGACCGTGTtgattttgatgatgataactacactgaagaagatgatgaagaaCCCATGGAAGATGAAGGAGCTGGAGAAGGTGAAGAAAATGATGAAGAACCTCAGGAGGATACTAGAAGTGAGGATGGTGGGAAAGGTCAATCTCCGGGAACAGATAAAAATGATATTAGCATTGGGGATATGGGAGATAAAGGGAACTCAGCATCTATTAGTGAAGATGAGAAAGAGAAACATGCTGAACTTCTTGATCTTCCACCTCATGGCTCTGAAGTTTTCATTGGAGGACTTTCTCGAGATGTTTCAGGGGAAGACTTGAGGGAACTCTGCGAACCCCTTGGTGAAATTGTTGAG ATAAGGGTAATGAAGAATAGGGATACTGGTGAAAGCAAGGGCTTTGCTTTTGTAGCCTTCAGAACAAAAGATGAGGCACAAAAGGCAATTGAAGAATTGCATAACAAGGAATTCAAG GGTAGGACGCTGCGATGCTCATTTTCCGAAACTAAATACAGGTTGTTCATAGGCAATGTACCCAAGGCATGGAGTGAAGatgatttcaaaaaattaattgaatcgACAGGTCCTGGTGCTGAAAACATTGAACTAATAAAG GATCCTCTGAACCCTGGTCGTAATCGAGGTTTTGCCTTTGTGGAATATTACAACAATGCTTGTGCTGATTATTCCAGGCAAAAGATGACTGCCGCGAGCTTCAAGCTGGATGGCAACACGCCAACTGTAACTTGGGCTGACCCGAAGATTACACCTGATCATTCTGCTGCTTCTGCTCAG GTCAAGGCCCTCTATGTTAAGAACATTCCTGAGAATACAACAACCGAACAATTAAAGGAAATTTTCCACCAACATGGGGAAGTCACCAAAGTTGTTATGCCACCTGCTAAAGCTGGTGGGAAGAGAGACTTTGGCTTCATACACTATGCAGAAAGATCAAGTGCCCTTAATGCTGTCAAGGAAACAGAAAAATATGAGATAAATG GCCAGGTGTTGGAAGTTGTCCTCGCAAAACCTCAGGCTGAGAGGAAGTTTGATGCAGCCAATCCCCACAACGCTCAAGTTCCAAACTATATTCCTCATCCAGGATATGGCGGTATACCTGTAAATCCTTATGCGTCTATAGCTACTGGATATGGCGGAGCTGCTGGTTTTCAACAG CAGCAGCCGATGATTTATGGAAGGGGGCCAATGCCATCAGGAATGCAGATGGTGCCAATGGTTTTACCCGATGGTCGAATTGGCTATGTCCT ACAGCAGCCCGGTGTGCAGATTCCCCAGCCTGTGAGACCACGCAGAAATGATAGgagtagtggaggtagtggtggaGCACAAGCGCGGGGAGGAGGTAATGGCAGTGACGATAGCAACCGTGGTAGACGATACAGGCCGTACTAG
- the LOC121808612 gene encoding heterogeneous nuclear ribonucleoprotein Q-like isoform X3, whose protein sequence is MAENTEVDDRVDFDDDNYTEEDDEEPMEDEGAGEGEENDEEPQEDTRSEDGGKGQSPGTDKNDISIGDMGDKGNSASISEDEKEKHAELLDLPPHGSEVFIGGLSRDVSGEDLRELCEPLGEIVEIRVMKNRDTGESKGFAFVAFRTKDEAQKAIEELHNKEFKGRTLRCSFSETKYRLFIGNVPKAWSEDDFKKLIESTGPGAENIELIKDPLNPGRNRGFAFVEYYNNACADYSRQKMTAASFKLDGNTPTVTWADPKITPDHSAASAQVKALYVKNIPENTTTEQLKEIFHQHGEVTKVVMPPAKAGGKRDFGFIHYAERSSALNAVKETEKYEINGQVLEVVLAKPQAERKFDAANPHNAQVPNYIPHPGYGGIPVNPYASIATGYGGAAGFQQPMIYGRGPMPSGMQMVPMVLPDGRIGYVLQQPGVQIPQPVRPRRNDRSSGGSGGAQARGGGNGSDDSNRGRRYRPY, encoded by the exons ATGGCAGAAAATACTGAAGTGGATGACCGTGTtgattttgatgatgataactacactgaagaagatgatgaagaaCCCATGGAAGATGAAGGAGCTGGAGAAGGTGAAGAAAATGATGAAGAACCTCAGGAGGATACTAGAAGTGAGGATGGTGGGAAAGGTCAATCTCCGGGAACAGATAAAAATGATATTAGCATTGGGGATATGGGAGATAAAGGGAACTCAGCATCTATTAGTGAAGATGAGAAAGAGAAACATGCTGAACTTCTTGATCTTCCACCTCATGGCTCTGAAGTTTTCATTGGAGGACTTTCTCGAGATGTTTCAGGGGAAGACTTGAGGGAACTCTGCGAACCCCTTGGTGAAATTGTTGAG ATAAGGGTAATGAAGAATAGGGATACTGGTGAAAGCAAGGGCTTTGCTTTTGTAGCCTTCAGAACAAAAGATGAGGCACAAAAGGCAATTGAAGAATTGCATAACAAGGAATTCAAG GGTAGGACGCTGCGATGCTCATTTTCCGAAACTAAATACAGGTTGTTCATAGGCAATGTACCCAAGGCATGGAGTGAAGatgatttcaaaaaattaattgaatcgACAGGTCCTGGTGCTGAAAACATTGAACTAATAAAG GATCCTCTGAACCCTGGTCGTAATCGAGGTTTTGCCTTTGTGGAATATTACAACAATGCTTGTGCTGATTATTCCAGGCAAAAGATGACTGCCGCGAGCTTCAAGCTGGATGGCAACACGCCAACTGTAACTTGGGCTGACCCGAAGATTACACCTGATCATTCTGCTGCTTCTGCTCAG GTCAAGGCCCTCTATGTTAAGAACATTCCTGAGAATACAACAACCGAACAATTAAAGGAAATTTTCCACCAACATGGGGAAGTCACCAAAGTTGTTATGCCACCTGCTAAAGCTGGTGGGAAGAGAGACTTTGGCTTCATACACTATGCAGAAAGATCAAGTGCCCTTAATGCTGTCAAGGAAACAGAAAAATATGAGATAAATG GCCAGGTGTTGGAAGTTGTCCTCGCAAAACCTCAGGCTGAGAGGAAGTTTGATGCAGCCAATCCCCACAACGCTCAAGTTCCAAACTATATTCCTCATCCAGGATATGGCGGTATACCTGTAAATCCTTATGCGTCTATAGCTACTGGATATGGCGGAGCTGCTGGTTTTCAACAG CCGATGATTTATGGAAGGGGGCCAATGCCATCAGGAATGCAGATGGTGCCAATGGTTTTACCCGATGGTCGAATTGGCTATGTCCT ACAGCAGCCCGGTGTGCAGATTCCCCAGCCTGTGAGACCACGCAGAAATGATAGgagtagtggaggtagtggtggaGCACAAGCGCGGGGAGGAGGTAATGGCAGTGACGATAGCAACCGTGGTAGACGATACAGGCCGTACTAG